The Leucobacter rhizosphaerae genome includes a region encoding these proteins:
- a CDS encoding phage terminase family protein: MARLRGSTKHDESAAILSFYRELLARPYVRPESKYDPVKIGPSWLLDGDEFVLPERSVGWDGLVFAGEKMQLKRGEPWKFTAEQARLWLWWYSVDEAGAFTFDREGVIQRLKGWGKDPWAAVMLGNELVGPCRFSHFDGDRAVGADEPDAWVQLAAVTQEQTKNTMRLFPRLFTDDAKREFKLQIGKEQIYALGDQRFLQAVTSNPAPLEGGRATMVLLNETHWFLANNNGLEMYDVIERNSAKSAGGGARVLHITNAYDPGMDSLAERTRQAWELSQGENRRNSLSGLMYDSLEAPPEAPLTAEDAPEVVSAVRGDSVWLDLGRIKKSILDPRNPPSRSRRFWYNQITANEESWMSPIKWDAQQDPENGFQDGQEIVMFFDGSKSDDATALVGVRVSDGFVQALGLWQAPPQKRRGEWVAPRGEVSQRVRALFKQFRVVGFWGDPSHTKEDGTLDLFWQPLIDEWHRDFSPRLTLWASTQHSIAWDMSNTSSSGKGKLFVPAAEAFVEAVENGEIWHDGNKELGRHVKNARRFPTRFGVSLSKDGPESPRKIDLAVCAVGATLMRRTLLNSGKKSLGKIW, from the coding sequence ATGGCTCGGCTGCGTGGCTCTACGAAGCATGATGAGTCGGCAGCGATCCTTTCGTTCTATCGCGAGTTGCTTGCTCGTCCGTATGTGCGCCCGGAGTCGAAGTATGACCCGGTGAAGATTGGTCCGTCGTGGCTGCTTGATGGTGATGAATTTGTGTTGCCAGAGCGGTCGGTGGGCTGGGATGGGCTTGTTTTCGCTGGCGAGAAGATGCAGCTGAAGCGTGGCGAGCCGTGGAAGTTCACTGCTGAGCAGGCTCGTCTGTGGTTGTGGTGGTATTCGGTCGATGAGGCCGGCGCGTTCACGTTTGATCGCGAGGGTGTGATTCAGCGCTTGAAGGGGTGGGGCAAGGACCCGTGGGCGGCGGTGATGCTCGGGAATGAGCTCGTTGGCCCGTGCCGGTTCTCTCATTTCGATGGCGATCGTGCCGTTGGTGCTGATGAACCGGATGCTTGGGTGCAGCTGGCTGCGGTGACGCAGGAGCAGACGAAGAACACGATGCGCCTGTTCCCGCGGCTGTTCACGGATGACGCGAAGCGTGAGTTCAAGTTGCAGATCGGCAAGGAACAGATTTACGCCCTGGGGGATCAACGGTTCCTGCAGGCGGTGACGTCGAACCCTGCACCTCTTGAGGGTGGCCGCGCAACGATGGTGCTGCTGAATGAGACGCACTGGTTCCTGGCGAATAACAACGGCCTCGAGATGTATGACGTGATCGAGCGCAATAGTGCGAAGTCTGCCGGCGGTGGTGCTCGCGTGTTGCACATCACGAACGCGTATGACCCGGGCATGGATTCGCTTGCTGAGCGGACTCGTCAGGCGTGGGAGTTGTCGCAGGGCGAGAACCGGCGCAACAGCCTGTCGGGCCTCATGTACGACTCGCTCGAGGCTCCTCCTGAGGCTCCGTTGACGGCTGAGGATGCCCCTGAGGTGGTGTCCGCGGTTCGTGGCGATTCGGTGTGGCTGGATCTGGGGCGTATCAAGAAGTCGATTCTGGATCCGCGTAATCCGCCGTCCAGGTCGCGCCGGTTTTGGTACAACCAGATCACCGCGAACGAAGAGTCGTGGATGAGTCCGATCAAGTGGGATGCCCAGCAGGATCCGGAGAACGGGTTCCAGGACGGCCAGGAGATTGTGATGTTCTTCGATGGCTCGAAGTCGGATGACGCGACCGCCCTGGTGGGTGTGCGTGTCTCGGATGGGTTTGTGCAGGCTCTCGGGCTGTGGCAGGCACCTCCGCAGAAGCGTCGTGGCGAGTGGGTTGCTCCGCGCGGTGAGGTGTCGCAGCGGGTTCGTGCGCTGTTCAAGCAGTTCCGGGTGGTGGGGTTCTGGGGTGACCCGTCTCACACGAAGGAGGACGGCACGCTGGACCTGTTCTGGCAGCCGTTGATCGATGAGTGGCACCGTGATTTCTCGCCGCGGCTCACGTTGTGGGCGTCGACGCAGCATTCGATCGCGTGGGACATGTCGAATACGTCGAGCTCTGGCAAGGGCAAGTTGTTCGTGCCTGCCGCGGAGGCGTTCGTGGAAGCGGTGGAGAACGGTGAGATCTGGCATGACGGCAACAAGGAGCTCGGCCGGCATGTGAAGAACGCTCGCCGGTTCCCGACCCGGTTTGGTGTTTCTCTCTCGAAGGATGGGCCTGAATCGCCCCGGAAGATCGACCTTGCTGTGTGCGCGGTCGGTGCGACATTGATGCGGCGGACGCTGCTGAATAGCGGCAAGAAGAGCCTCGGAAAGATCTGGTGA
- a CDS encoding phage portal protein yields MQKEQKAILELANEVLIPEWQKEREFQKKLEDWAKGEHARPYRPRETNGEYDAIEQNSKVPLLGLIVRIFGQGLELIDYAPGDEKMKDDLWKIWMANQMPSRQKRLWKAAFTGGVGYALALPGDPLPQIKLYSAKNMIAVYQDPEYDEWPMYAAEGTPANSSEFHFRVFDDTKVHTLGMNAEGGNVKFITSEEHGAGVTPVVRFAGEVDTEGAAEGEVERLIPIQAAIDQAKFDLQMTQTFSSFKIRYATGMAAPDNEDDAERVKLILAQDRILLSENSESKFGTLDGTDLQGYIESGKASKQELATIAQVSPKAIVGAQANTANGAEAQAADEASTMRKLSDFETVFSPSIGQLNRLTGALAGIEGAGADYNGRCTWRDSEIRSLAQIADAVAKLADDRLAIPREALWEMLPGVTPDKVKAWKSYEGDAFSELLEGIGRGSGGAVERTEA; encoded by the coding sequence ATGCAGAAGGAACAGAAAGCAATCCTTGAGCTCGCCAACGAGGTGCTGATCCCCGAGTGGCAGAAAGAGCGCGAGTTTCAGAAGAAGCTTGAGGACTGGGCAAAGGGCGAACACGCCCGCCCGTACCGGCCCCGGGAGACGAACGGCGAGTACGACGCGATCGAACAGAACTCGAAAGTGCCGTTGCTGGGTTTGATCGTGCGGATCTTCGGGCAGGGGCTCGAACTCATCGACTACGCGCCTGGCGACGAGAAGATGAAGGACGACCTGTGGAAGATTTGGATGGCGAATCAGATGCCGTCCCGCCAGAAGCGGCTGTGGAAGGCCGCGTTCACCGGTGGTGTCGGGTACGCGCTCGCTCTGCCGGGTGACCCGTTGCCGCAGATCAAGCTGTACTCGGCGAAGAACATGATCGCGGTCTACCAAGACCCCGAGTATGACGAGTGGCCCATGTATGCGGCCGAGGGGACGCCAGCCAATTCATCCGAGTTCCATTTTCGGGTCTTCGATGACACAAAGGTGCACACCCTTGGCATGAACGCGGAGGGCGGCAACGTTAAGTTCATCACTTCGGAGGAGCACGGTGCCGGCGTCACTCCGGTGGTGCGGTTCGCGGGAGAGGTCGACACTGAGGGCGCTGCTGAAGGGGAGGTTGAACGCCTCATCCCGATCCAGGCGGCGATCGATCAGGCGAAGTTCGACCTGCAGATGACGCAGACCTTCTCGAGCTTCAAGATCCGGTATGCGACCGGTATGGCGGCTCCTGACAACGAGGATGATGCGGAGCGGGTGAAGTTGATTCTGGCGCAGGATCGCATCCTGCTTTCGGAGAACTCGGAGTCGAAGTTCGGCACGCTCGACGGAACCGACCTGCAGGGGTACATCGAGTCCGGTAAGGCGTCGAAGCAGGAGCTTGCGACGATCGCTCAGGTGTCTCCGAAGGCAATTGTCGGGGCGCAGGCGAACACCGCGAATGGTGCGGAGGCTCAGGCCGCTGACGAGGCATCCACGATGCGGAAGCTGTCTGACTTCGAGACGGTGTTCTCTCCGTCGATCGGGCAGTTGAACCGGCTGACCGGGGCGTTGGCCGGCATCGAGGGTGCGGGGGCTGACTACAACGGCCGGTGTACGTGGCGGGACTCGGAGATTCGGTCGCTGGCGCAGATCGCTGACGCCGTCGCAAAGCTCGCGGACGACCGCCTCGCGATTCCGCGTGAGGCGCTCTGGGAGATGCTTCCCGGGGTTACGCCGGACAAGGTGAAGGCGTGGAAGTCCTACGAGGGCGACGCGTTCTCGGAGCTCCTAGAGGGGATCGGTCGTGGTAGCGGCGGCGCTGTCGAGCGAACTGAGGCGTGA
- a CDS encoding P22 phage major capsid protein family protein, with translation MAHIFQKADKISAIGLGVLQRQIVLPNLFRARYGITDFKGAKGDVVNVKRPAILRARDAGFRNRNAIVMDDLIQARIQVPLNKYPYSGVSLTDEELTLDIENFAQEVTVPQTRALAEDFEETVAGVLGGATYVHTVPFTLGATTDAGDPRKVAIEARKLLNTSHVPASGRYWIVGAEVSAAIAKFEKLLDVDTAGLPEAVREGVVGRLAGFTIVESNALDGDESYFVHDSAVALAFVAPAAPKGATSAGVAAEGGLALRQLFDYDSDTLADRSIVSVFTGGAVVTDPKIKADGTIQVTAGNPVMEFVRAVKVTFTEAPAGGGE, from the coding sequence ATGGCTCACATCTTCCAGAAGGCAGACAAGATCTCTGCCATCGGTCTGGGCGTTCTTCAGCGCCAGATCGTGCTGCCCAACCTGTTCCGTGCGCGGTACGGGATCACCGATTTCAAGGGCGCGAAGGGCGACGTGGTCAACGTCAAGCGTCCCGCGATCCTGCGAGCTCGCGACGCGGGTTTCCGCAACCGGAACGCGATCGTCATGGACGATCTGATCCAGGCCCGCATCCAGGTTCCGCTGAACAAGTACCCGTACTCGGGTGTCTCGCTCACGGACGAGGAACTCACGCTCGACATCGAGAACTTCGCGCAGGAGGTGACCGTCCCTCAGACTCGCGCTCTCGCGGAGGACTTCGAGGAGACGGTTGCCGGCGTGCTCGGTGGGGCAACGTACGTGCACACGGTGCCGTTCACGCTGGGTGCGACCACCGATGCGGGCGACCCCCGCAAGGTCGCGATCGAGGCGCGCAAGCTCCTCAACACCTCCCATGTTCCCGCTTCCGGGCGCTACTGGATCGTGGGCGCTGAGGTGTCCGCCGCGATCGCGAAGTTCGAGAAGCTTCTCGACGTCGACACCGCGGGCCTCCCCGAGGCGGTTCGTGAGGGCGTCGTTGGGCGTCTCGCGGGCTTCACGATCGTGGAGTCCAACGCGCTCGACGGGGACGAGTCGTACTTCGTGCACGACTCCGCTGTTGCTCTCGCGTTCGTCGCGCCGGCCGCGCCGAAGGGTGCCACGTCCGCGGGTGTCGCTGCTGAGGGTGGCCTGGCGCTGCGTCAGCTGTTCGACTACGACTCGGATACGCTCGCTGACCGTTCCATCGTGTCGGTCTTCACCGGTGGCGCTGTCGTCACCGATCCGAAGATCAAGGCCGATGGCACGATCCAGGTCACCGCGGGCAACCCGGTGATGGAGTTCGTGCGCGCAGTCAAGGTGACCTTCACCGAGGCTCCTGCAGGCGGCGGCGAGTAG
- a CDS encoding DUF6093 family protein, translating into MQIGQRISMSLVGVGLGCTVGADIDLMMARREAERNMRDRCRVTRISKGTALDEDTGKYPNVSTVIYEGAGGAGGKARLKHPRMAAKEVDAGSQLLVSTSLELQVPVASEDFAAGDVVEMTACPDRPNQVGRKFKVIGPFDGSQTTALRYRVEAFDGR; encoded by the coding sequence GTGCAGATCGGACAGCGTATTTCGATGTCGTTGGTGGGCGTCGGGTTGGGATGTACCGTGGGCGCGGATATTGACCTGATGATGGCACGCCGAGAGGCGGAGCGGAACATGCGGGACCGATGCCGGGTTACCCGGATCTCGAAGGGCACCGCCCTTGACGAGGACACCGGAAAGTACCCGAACGTTTCTACTGTCATCTACGAAGGCGCTGGGGGTGCTGGCGGCAAGGCTCGCCTCAAGCACCCCCGGATGGCGGCGAAAGAGGTCGATGCTGGCTCACAACTGCTGGTGTCGACGTCGCTCGAGCTCCAGGTTCCCGTAGCGTCGGAGGACTTCGCGGCAGGTGATGTGGTCGAGATGACCGCGTGCCCAGACCGCCCGAACCAGGTGGGCCGCAAGTTCAAGGTCATCGGCCCGTTTGACGGGTCGCAGACCACGGCGCTGCGCTACCGCGTGGAGGCGTTCGATGGGCGTTGA
- a CDS encoding phage tail tape measure protein gives MADRSTKVIITAQAQQYIAEMEKAARATKETGSEAEKLAQKTQAFEMMGRTAMVAGGAMAAGLGLSAKAAIDWDSAWAGVTKTVDGSPEQLAAVEAGLRGLSGVLPASHDEIAAVAEAAGQLGIKTPEVVAFTKTMIDLGETTNLSSDAAATSLARFMNVMGTSQSEVSSLGSALVELGNNYATTEAEIMEMAQRLSGAGVQIGMSEGQVLGLSTALSSVGIEAEAGGSAMSKVMIDIASSVDKGGDRMKQFADVAGLSADDFAAKWRKDPGEALAAFVTGLANAEAQGKSTFGVLEELGITEVRMRDALLRSASAADQFSEAMNVGNQAMEENTALTEEAEKRYETTAAKLEIMRNQVVDAAISIGEAFLPAIEGVAEGVGDFASGLSGMEGPATAVIAWVGAIASGIVLTGGVALAAVPKIAAYKVALETLNIAGTRAARGIGMVARAAVGIGVFAAASAGVDALANTLADKMSPSAEETTNKITTAKSAVEAFAGAAEARFPGTAKGADIAKDSISGLAAALDEAASSNFWNPIDPAIDSSVLADWRIVGEEISKVASSDLPAAQAQFRQVADAAGLTSEQMAQLINVSQPLKDVLTEQATALGLAADESTLVELALGKIGPAADQAAEGTQSAAEAYVEAADQAKVLSDQLMQLLDSYNELNGIGQSAEQQNAALQSSFAGLQEYVENAQAGTEGYALSLDETTAAGASNRAMLADHAATVLQNAQAQFELESATLGSAEASANYEARLASGRQQIYDTAFALTGNAEAAQALTDKILQMPTAKEIEVLLRGAQEVEDQLNQVARRRETEIGVRYIGGGGTMTAANGNLVAYANGGVEAYASGGFPTGIYSGGAPIHKFAEPETGWEAYISGKPSERDRNRQIWVDAGQRLGVGFGGSSAPPVVYVQNPFTGEYLLGKVDQRANAAIDTSLEQQARERRKAGQ, from the coding sequence TTGGCCGACAGAAGTACCAAAGTAATCATCACGGCGCAGGCTCAGCAGTACATCGCGGAGATGGAGAAAGCTGCTCGAGCCACGAAGGAAACTGGCTCCGAAGCGGAGAAGCTGGCGCAGAAAACGCAGGCCTTCGAGATGATGGGGCGCACTGCGATGGTTGCAGGCGGAGCTATGGCCGCAGGCCTGGGTCTTTCTGCGAAAGCGGCGATCGACTGGGACTCAGCATGGGCTGGTGTCACAAAGACGGTTGATGGATCGCCCGAGCAATTGGCAGCGGTCGAGGCGGGGCTGCGTGGGCTCTCTGGTGTCCTCCCGGCCTCGCACGACGAGATCGCAGCGGTCGCGGAGGCGGCTGGCCAATTGGGCATCAAGACGCCTGAGGTTGTCGCGTTCACGAAGACGATGATCGACCTAGGCGAGACGACGAACCTCAGTTCGGATGCGGCTGCGACATCGCTGGCCCGGTTCATGAACGTTATGGGCACCTCGCAGAGTGAAGTTTCGTCTTTGGGGTCTGCGCTGGTTGAGCTTGGCAACAACTACGCAACCACGGAAGCCGAGATCATGGAGATGGCTCAGCGGCTCTCTGGCGCTGGTGTGCAGATTGGCATGTCTGAGGGGCAGGTGCTCGGCCTGTCTACCGCACTCTCGAGTGTTGGCATTGAGGCTGAGGCCGGCGGTTCGGCCATGTCGAAGGTCATGATCGATATTGCGTCGTCTGTCGATAAGGGCGGCGACCGCATGAAGCAGTTCGCCGATGTCGCGGGGCTCTCCGCTGATGACTTTGCAGCAAAGTGGCGGAAGGACCCGGGCGAGGCGCTGGCCGCATTTGTGACCGGTCTTGCCAATGCCGAGGCGCAGGGAAAGTCGACCTTCGGAGTGCTCGAGGAACTGGGCATCACTGAGGTCCGTATGCGTGACGCGCTGCTGCGCTCTGCGTCTGCGGCGGACCAATTCTCGGAAGCAATGAACGTCGGCAATCAGGCGATGGAAGAGAACACAGCCCTCACCGAAGAGGCAGAGAAGCGGTATGAGACGACCGCGGCAAAGCTCGAGATCATGCGAAATCAGGTCGTGGATGCCGCGATCTCGATCGGAGAGGCATTTCTTCCAGCAATCGAGGGTGTTGCCGAAGGCGTCGGTGATTTCGCGTCTGGCCTCTCTGGGATGGAGGGGCCAGCGACAGCGGTGATCGCATGGGTCGGTGCGATTGCGTCTGGCATCGTGCTCACAGGTGGTGTGGCGCTCGCTGCCGTACCAAAAATCGCCGCCTACAAGGTCGCCCTCGAGACGTTGAACATCGCAGGAACTCGCGCTGCCCGTGGCATCGGAATGGTTGCTCGTGCCGCTGTGGGCATCGGGGTGTTCGCGGCCGCTTCGGCTGGCGTCGATGCACTCGCAAACACTCTAGCCGACAAAATGAGTCCCTCTGCGGAGGAAACCACGAACAAAATTACGACGGCAAAGAGTGCTGTGGAGGCGTTTGCGGGGGCCGCTGAAGCCAGATTCCCCGGTACCGCAAAGGGCGCGGACATCGCTAAGGACTCCATTTCGGGCCTAGCCGCCGCTCTTGACGAAGCTGCAAGTTCGAACTTCTGGAACCCAATCGACCCGGCGATTGATAGTTCGGTATTGGCCGACTGGCGTATCGTCGGTGAGGAAATTTCGAAGGTTGCCAGTTCGGATCTCCCGGCTGCTCAAGCTCAGTTCCGGCAGGTCGCGGACGCAGCTGGCCTTACGAGCGAACAGATGGCACAGCTGATCAACGTATCGCAGCCACTGAAGGATGTTCTCACTGAACAGGCAACCGCGCTCGGCCTTGCTGCGGACGAGTCGACCCTTGTGGAGCTCGCTTTGGGCAAGATCGGACCTGCAGCGGATCAAGCGGCAGAAGGCACACAAAGCGCCGCGGAAGCATATGTGGAAGCTGCGGACCAGGCGAAAGTGTTGTCCGATCAGTTGATGCAGTTGCTGGATTCGTATAACGAGCTCAACGGCATTGGGCAGTCGGCGGAGCAGCAGAACGCGGCTTTGCAGTCGTCCTTTGCGGGCCTCCAGGAGTATGTGGAGAATGCGCAGGCGGGCACTGAAGGTTATGCGCTGAGCCTGGATGAGACGACCGCGGCAGGTGCCTCGAACCGGGCGATGCTTGCGGATCATGCTGCGACTGTCCTTCAGAACGCTCAGGCGCAGTTTGAGTTGGAGTCGGCAACGCTGGGGTCGGCTGAGGCATCCGCGAACTATGAGGCGCGGCTTGCGTCTGGGCGGCAACAGATCTATGACACTGCGTTTGCGCTTACGGGCAACGCAGAGGCGGCGCAGGCGTTGACGGACAAGATTCTGCAGATGCCGACTGCTAAGGAGATCGAAGTTCTGTTGCGTGGCGCGCAGGAGGTTGAGGATCAACTCAATCAGGTGGCGCGTCGGAGGGAAACGGAGATCGGGGTTCGATATATCGGGGGCGGCGGCACCATGACTGCCGCGAACGGCAACCTGGTCGCTTATGCGAATGGAGGCGTCGAAGCGTATGCGTCTGGTGGGTTCCCGACTGGGATCTACTCGGGCGGCGCACCGATCCATAAGTTCGCTGAACCGGAGACAGGCTGGGAGGCCTACATCTCGGGGAAGCCATCTGAGCGGGACCGGAACCGGCAGATCTGGGTGGACGCGGGCCAGCGCCTGGGGGTCGGTTTTGGCGGGTCTTCGGCCCCGCCGGTCGTGTATGTGCAGAACCCGTTCACGGGGGAGTACCTGCTGGGGAAGGTCGATCAGCGGGCGAATGCGGCGATTGATACGTCTCTTGAGCAGCAGGCTCGGGAGCGTCGGAAGGCGGGTCAGTGA